A stretch of Aedes aegypti strain LVP_AGWG chromosome 2, AaegL5.0 Primary Assembly, whole genome shotgun sequence DNA encodes these proteins:
- the LOC5577610 gene encoding cuticle protein CP14.6, whose amino-acid sequence MKLFIGAVALLVALAHAAPQTRSDAGSQILSQNSDIQPDGSFNYAFETDNGIKIEDQGTIRRVKVPKTDQTGRTVGEEEIPVSVQTGSFQYTAPDGQVYTVKYIADENGFQPQGAHLPVAPTV is encoded by the exons ATGAAGCTGTTTATTGGAGCTGTTGCCCTTCTGGTGGCCCTTGCGCACGCTGCGCCCCAAACTCGCTCGGATGCCGGAAGCCAGATTCTGAGCCAAAACTCCGATATCCAACCCGACGGAAGCTTCAACTATGC ttttgaaaccGACAACGGAATCAAGATCGAAGATCAGGGAACCATCCGCCGAGTGAAAGTGCCCAAGACTGACCAGACCGGAAGAACTGTTGGCGAAGAGGAGATCCCCGTTTCGGTTCAGACGGGATCCTTCCAATACACAGCTCCCGATGGACAGGTTTACACGGTCAA ATACATCGCTGATGAGAACGGATTCCAGCCACAGGGCGCCCATCTTCCAGTGGCTCCGACTGTCTAA
- the LOC5577611 gene encoding endocuticle structural glycoprotein SgAbd-2: protein MKLLILSALLASACAFPQRNNDYDHHQQHQQQHQPQQQQQHQHQQNIEKRTQETTTWIPILKYNKEQGEDGSYKTEYQTGNNIVHEESGYLKDFSDAHPNGVLVQQGAYSYEAPDGQIIHVQYTADEKGFRVTGDHLPTEPPIPEGIRKGLEEIYAGIKRREQEAKSNPKYAETAAQRAELDYNGQYYHQ from the exons attttatcAGCGCTCCTAGCTTCGGCCTGCGCTTTTCCGCAGCGCAACAATGACTACGACCATCACCAACAGCATCAACAGCAACACCAACcacaacagcaacaacagcacCAACACCAGCAAAACATCGAAAAGCGCACTCAAGAGACCACCACTTGGATTCCGATTCTGAAATACAACAAGGAACAGGGCGAAGATGGCAGCTATAAAACCGA GTATCAAACCGGTAACAACATTGTCCACGAAGAATCCGGCTACCTTAAGGACTTCTCTGATGCCCACCCGAACGGAGTGCTCGTTCAGCAGGGTGCCTACTCGTACGAAGCTCCCGACGGACAGATCATCCACGTGCAGTACACCGCCGACGAGAAGGGATTCCGTGTGACCGGAGACCATCTGCCAACCGAACCACCAATCCCGGAAGGTATCCGCAAGGGTCTGGAGGAGATCTACGCCGGAATCAAGCGTCGCGAGCAGGAAGCCAAGTCTAACCCGAAGTACGCGGAAACGGCTGCTCAGCGAGCGGAACTTGACTACAACGGCCAATACTACCATCAGTGA